Proteins co-encoded in one Neofelis nebulosa isolate mNeoNeb1 chromosome 2, mNeoNeb1.pri, whole genome shotgun sequence genomic window:
- the TIE1 gene encoding tyrosine-protein kinase receptor Tie-1 gives MVWLGPLLLLPNLFLASHVGAAVDLTLLADLRLVEPRRFFLTCVSGEAGPGRGADAWGPPLLLEKDDRIVRTPRPAQPPHLVRNGSHRITLRGFSQPSDLVGVFSCVGGAGRTRVLYVHNSPGAHLLPDKVTHTVNKGDTAVLAALVHKEKQTDVIWKSNGSYFYTLDWHEAQDGRFLLQLPNAQPPSSGIYSATYLEASPLGSAFFRLIVRGCGAGRWGPDCTKECPGCLHGGVCHDLDGECVCPPGFTGTRCEQACREGRFGQSCQEQCPGTSGCRGLTFCLPDPYGCSCGSGWRGHQCQEACTPGHFGADCRLQCQCQNGGTCDRFSGCVCPSGWHGMHCEKSDRIPQILDVASELEFNLETTPRINCAAAGNPFPVRGSMELRKPDGTVLLSTKAIVEPNRTTAEFEVPRLALGDSGLWECRVSTSGGQDSRRFRVNVKVPPVPLTAPRLLAKQSRQLVVSPLVSFSGDGPIASVRLHYRPQDSTMAWSAIVVDPSENVTLMNLRPKTGYSVRVQLSRPGEGGEGAWGPPTLMTTDCPEPLLQPWLEGWHVEGPDRLRVSWSLPSVPGPLVGDGFLLRLWDGARGQERRENVSSPQARTALLTGLTPGTHYQLDVRLYHCTLLGPASPPARVLLPPTGPPAPRHLHAQALSDSEIQLTWQRPEASAGPISKYIVEVQVAGGSGDPLWMDVDRPEETSTVVRGLNASTRYLFRVRASIQGPGDWSSVVEESTLGNGLQSEGPVQEVQAAAEGLDQQLVLAVMGSVSATCLTILAALLTLVCIRKSCPHRRRTFTYQSGSGEETILQFSSGTLTLTRRPKPQPEPLSYPVLEWEDITFEDLIGEGNFGQVIRAMIKKDGLKMNAAIKMLKEYASENDHRDFAGELEVLCKLGHHPNIINLLGACENRGYLYIAIEYAPYGNLLDFLRKSRVLETDPAFAREHGTASTLSSRQLLRFASDAANGMQYLSEKQFIHRDLAARNVLVGENLASKIADFGLSRGEEVYVKKTMGRLPVRWMAIESLNYSVYTTKSDVWSFGVLLWEIVSLGGTPYCGMTCAELYEKLPQGYRMEQPRNCDDEVYELMRQCWRDRPYERPPFAQIALQLGRMLEARKAYVNMSLFENFTYAGIDATAEEA, from the exons ATGGTCTGGCTGGGGCCTCTTTTGCTGCTCCCCAACCTCTTTCTGGCTTCTCATGTTG GCGCCGCGGTGGACCTGACGCTGCTGGCCGACCTGCGCCTCGTCGAGCCCCGGCGCTTCTTCCTGACCTGCGTGTCCGGggaggccgggccgggccggggtgCCGACGCCTGGGGCCCCCCTCTGCTGCTGGAGAAGGACGACCGCATCGTGCGCACGCCGCGGCCCGCGCAGCCCCCGCACCTGGTGCGCAACGGCTCGCACCGCATCACGCTGCGCGGCTTCTCGCAGCCCTCGGACCTGGTGGGCGTCTTCTCGTGCGTGGGCGGCGCGGGGCGCACGCGCGTCCTCTACGTGCACAACAGCCCGGGAG CGCACCTGCTCCCGGACAAGGTCACACACACGGTGAACAAAGGCGACACGGCCGTGCTTGCTGCACTTGTGCACAAGGAGAAGCAGACAGATGTGATTTGGAAGAGCAACG GATCCTACTTCTATACCCTGGACTGGCATGAGGCCCAAGATGGGCGGTTCCTGCTGCAGCTCCCAAATGCGCAGCCACCGTCGAGCGGCATCTACAGTGCCACCTACCTGGAAGCCAGCCCCCTAGGCAGCGCCTTCTTCCGGCTCATCGTGCGGG GCTGTGGGGCAGGGCGCTGGGGACCAGACTGTACCAAGGAATGCCCAGGCTGCCTGCATGGAGGTGTCTGCCATGACCTGGATGGCGAGTGTGTGTGCCCCCCTGGATTCACGGGTACCCGCTGTGAGCAAG CCTGCAGAGAGGGCCGTTTTGGGCAGAGCTGCCAGGAGCAGTGTCCAGGTACATCGGGCTGCCGGGGTCTCACCTTCTGCCTCCCAGACCCCTATGGCTGTTCTTGTGGATCTGGCTGGAGAGGACACCAGTGCCAGGAAG CCTGTACCCCTGGCCACTTTGGGGCAGATTGCCGCCTCCAGTGCCAGTGTCAGAATGGTGGGACCTGTGACCGCTTCAGCGGCTGCGTGTGCCCCTCCGGATGGCATGGAATGCACTGTGAGAAATCCG ACCGGATCCCCCAGATCCTGGATGTGGCCTCGGAGCTGGAGTTCAACTTGGAGACAACGCCCCGGATCAACTGTGCGGCCGCAGGGAACCCCTTCCCGGTGCGGGGCAGCATGGAGCTCCGAAAGCCGGACGGCACAGTCCTCCTG tccACCAAGGCCATTGTGGAGCCAAATAGGACCACAGCTGAGTTCGAGGTGCCTCGCTTGGCCCTTGGGGACAGTGGGCTCTGGGAGTGCCGTGTGTCTACGTCTGGTGGCCAAGACAGCCGACGTTTCAGGGTTAACGTCAAAG TGCCCCCAGTGCCCCTGACTGCTCCGAGGCTCCTGGCCAAGCAGAGCCGCCAGCTCGTGGTCTCCCCACTGGTCTCCTTCTCCGGGGACGGACCCATCGCCTCCGTCCGCCTGCACTACCGGCCCCAGGACAGCACCATGGCCTGGTCCGCCATTGTGG TGGACCCCAGTGAGAATGTGACTTTAATGAACCTGAGGCCGAAGACAGGATACAGTGTCCGTGTACAGCTGAGCCggccaggggaaggaggggagggggcctgggggcctCCCACCCTCATGACCACAGACTGTCCTG AGCCCTTGCTGCAGCCATGGCTGGAGGGCTGGCACGTGGAGGGCCCTGACCGGTTGCGAGTGAGCTGGTCCTTACCCTCGGTGCCTGGGCCACTGGTGGGCGATGGTTTCCTGCTGCGCCTGTGGGATGGGGCACGGGGACAGGAGCGGCGGGAGAACGTCTCGTCCCCCCAGGCCCGCACCGCCCTCCTGACTGGACTCACGCCTGGCACCCACTACCAGCTGGATGTGCGGCTCTACCACTGCACCCTCCTGGGCCCTGCCTCGCCCCCTGCACGCGTGCTTCTGCCCCCCACTG ggcccccagccccccgaCACCTCCATGCCCAGGCCCTCTCAGACTCTGAGATCCAGCTGACGTGGCAGCGGCCAGAGGCTTCGGCTGGGCCTATATCCAAGTACATCGTGGAGGTGCAGGTGGCTGGGGGCTCAGGCGACCCCCTGTGGATGGACGTGGACAGGCCTGAGGAGACAAGCACCGTTGTCCGTGGCCTCAACGCCAGCACACGCTACCTCTTCCGTGTGCGGGCCAGTATCCAGGGTCCCGGAGACTGGAGCAGCGTCGTGGAGGAGTCTACCCTGGGTAACG GGCTGCAGAGTGAGGGCCCGGTCCAAGAGGTCCAAGCGGCTGCAGAGGGCCTAGATCAGCAGCTGGTACTGGCCGTAATGGGTTCTGTGTCTGCCACCTGCCTTACCATCCTGGCTGCCCTCCTGACCCTGGTGTGCATCCGCAAAAGCTGCCCGCACCGCAGACGCACCTTCACCTACCAGTCAGGATCG GGTGAAGAAACCATCCTACAGTTCAGCTCAGGCACCCTGACGCTAACCCGGCGGCCAAAACCACAGCCCGAGCCCCTGAGTTATCCAGTGCTGGAGTGGGAAGACATCACCTTTGAGGACCTCATTGGGGAGGGGAACTTTGGCCAGGTCATCCGGGCCATGATCAAGAAGGATGGGCTCAAGATGAACGCGGCCATCAAGATGCTGAAAG AGTATGCCTCTGAAAATGACCATCGTGACTTTGCGGGAGAATTGGAAGTTCTGTGCAAACTGGGACATCACCCCAATATCATCAACCTCTTGGGGGCTTGTGAAAACCGAG gtTACTTGTACATCGCTATTGAATACGCCCCCTACGGGAACCTGCTAGACTTTTTGCGGAAGAGCCGGGTCCTGGAGACGGACCCAGCCTTTGCCCGGGAACACGGAACTGCCTCCACTCTCAGCTCCCGGCAGCTGCTGCGCTTTGCCAGTGATGCTGCCAACGGCATGCAGTACCTGAGCGAGAAGCAG TTCATCCACAGGGACCTGGCTGCCCGAAATGTGCTGGTTGGGGAGAACCTGGCCTCCAAGATTGCCGACTTTGGCCTTTCTCGGGGGGAGGAAGTTTATGTGAAGAAGACGATG GGGCGTCTCCCCGTGCGCTGGATGGCCATTGAGTCTCTGAACTACAGTGTCTACACCACCAAGAGTGATGT TTGGTCCTTTGGGGTCCTCCTCTGGGAGATCGTGAGCCTTG GGGGCACGCCATACTGTGGCATGACCTGTGCTGAGCTGTATGAGAAGCTGCCTCAGGGCTACCGCATGGAACAGCCTCGTAACTGTGACGATGAAGT GTACGAGCTGATGCGTCAGTGCTGGCGGGACCGTCCATACGAGCGACCCCCCTTTGCCCAGATTGCACTGCAGCTGGGCCGGATGCTGGAAGCCAGGAAG GCCTATGTGAACATGTCGCTGTTTGAGAACTTCACTTATGCGGGCATCGACGCCACAGCTGAGGAGGCCTGA